A single window of Granulicella mallensis MP5ACTX8 DNA harbors:
- a CDS encoding GIY-YIG nuclease family protein has protein sequence MSGGYTYILGSVTGTLYIGVTSNLYLRVMEHKDGRFEGFAATHDCNRLLYFEGHEDIRISIAREKQLKGWRREKKLNLISTVNPEFKDLAETWGWKMITVHEEMNP, from the coding sequence ATGTCCGGCGGCTATACCTACATCCTCGGCAGCGTTACAGGCACGCTCTACATAGGAGTCACTAGCAATCTATATCTGCGCGTGATGGAACATAAAGACGGCAGATTCGAAGGTTTTGCTGCGACCCACGACTGCAATCGCCTGCTTTACTTCGAGGGCCACGAAGACATCCGAATCTCCATCGCGCGGGAAAAGCAACTCAAAGGCTGGCGGCGCGAGAAGAAGTTAAATCTGATCAGCACGGTCAATCCGGAGTTCAAAGATCTTGCGGAGACCTGGGGATGGAAGATGATCACCGTGCACGAGGAGATGAACCCGTAG
- a CDS encoding MATE family efflux transporter → MRSADIRRELPLLLKLALPLIVGELGWVAMSLVDTIMVGRLPHSAIAMSAGALAQVLFNTLVFGIGGILLALDTLISQAFGAKEMQQANRWLLHGLVMAVILSGVLMTLFAAGPTLLMYMPVDRAVLAQAVPAMWGLNYGTLPLLLYFTLRRYLQATHHGRPIAFALISANLVNIAGDWLMMFGHRWQILGHTIAIPAFGVEGSAWSTSFARLYLMAVLLFAVLWADQQGDYGLRTVSRRIEVQHLRKLFVLGAPAGASLLIEIAIFALVTSLVATMGALTLAGHEVALQCASTTFMVPLAISSATAVRVGHAVGRIRTGAATIAQAALAGWCGIGLGSAFMLVAAVVFLTIPATVARLFTPDQDVIRAAVPLLFVAAGFQFFDGVQITATGALRGAGNTTAPLYTQVLCYWAIGMPLGVLLAFRAHLGAAGLWWGLLIALTAAALMLLALWHRTTKSLAQTMRRAQQASSI, encoded by the coding sequence ATGCGCTCCGCCGACATCCGCCGCGAACTGCCGTTGCTGCTCAAGCTGGCTCTGCCCCTGATCGTGGGCGAGCTGGGTTGGGTGGCGATGTCGCTCGTCGATACGATCATGGTGGGAAGGCTGCCGCACTCGGCCATTGCAATGTCCGCCGGAGCGCTCGCACAGGTGCTCTTCAACACGCTGGTGTTCGGCATCGGCGGCATTCTGTTGGCGCTGGACACGCTGATCTCGCAGGCCTTCGGGGCCAAGGAGATGCAGCAGGCCAATCGCTGGCTGCTGCACGGTCTTGTGATGGCTGTCATCCTCAGCGGTGTGCTGATGACGCTGTTCGCCGCAGGCCCAACGCTGCTGATGTATATGCCGGTCGATCGCGCCGTGCTGGCGCAGGCTGTCCCGGCGATGTGGGGATTGAACTACGGCACTCTGCCGCTGCTGCTCTACTTCACGCTGCGGCGTTACCTGCAGGCCACGCATCACGGCCGCCCGATTGCCTTCGCGCTCATCTCCGCGAACCTCGTGAATATTGCCGGAGACTGGCTGATGATGTTTGGACATCGCTGGCAGATTCTCGGACACACGATTGCGATTCCAGCCTTCGGTGTCGAGGGCTCGGCATGGTCCACCAGCTTCGCGCGGCTGTATCTCATGGCGGTGCTGCTCTTCGCGGTGCTGTGGGCCGACCAGCAGGGCGACTATGGCCTCCGCACGGTCTCGCGGCGGATCGAGGTTCAGCATCTGCGCAAGCTGTTTGTGCTGGGCGCTCCGGCGGGCGCTTCCCTGCTGATCGAGATTGCGATCTTTGCACTCGTCACCTCGCTGGTCGCGACGATGGGGGCGTTGACGCTGGCCGGGCATGAGGTCGCGCTGCAGTGTGCGAGCACCACGTTCATGGTTCCCCTGGCGATCTCTTCGGCCACCGCGGTGCGCGTCGGCCATGCGGTGGGACGCATCCGCACCGGAGCCGCCACGATCGCGCAGGCTGCACTCGCCGGCTGGTGCGGCATCGGGCTGGGCTCTGCCTTCATGCTGGTCGCGGCCGTGGTGTTTCTCACGATCCCGGCGACGGTTGCTCGTCTCTTTACGCCTGATCAGGATGTCATCCGTGCTGCTGTGCCGTTGTTGTTCGTAGCCGCAGGATTTCAATTCTTCGATGGTGTACAGATCACCGCTACGGGCGCGCTGCGCGGCGCAGGCAACACGACCGCGCCGCTCTATACGCAGGTTCTCTGCTACTGGGCGATTGGTATGCCGCTCGGGGTGCTGCTGGCCTTTCGCGCGCATCTGGGTGCGGCCGGACTGTGGTGGGGATTACTCATTGCGTTGACCGCCGCCGCGCTGATGTTGCTGGCGCTGTGGCATAGGACGACGAAGTCGCTGGCGCAGACGATGAGGCGGGCGCAACAGGCTTCGAGTATTTGA
- a CDS encoding FMN-dependent NADH-azoreductase → MPTLLHLDASPLGEASVSRHLTSEFVKNWKKANPEGKVITRDLTTSGLTSLTAPLIGAFFTPKESRTPEQNQLLALSDSLVAEIKEADEYAIGAPMHNFGVPSVLKQWIDLVVRAGETFAYIDGAPQGLLKGKKAHFLLATGGVYGAGSAMESFNFVEPYLRTIFGFVGVTDTNFQTAGGAASLNYGADREAFLLPHVEAIRAKFAVN, encoded by the coding sequence ATGCCTACTTTACTCCATCTCGACGCCAGCCCACTTGGCGAAGCCTCCGTCTCCCGCCACCTCACCAGCGAGTTCGTCAAGAACTGGAAGAAGGCAAACCCGGAAGGCAAGGTCATCACCCGCGACCTCACGACCAGCGGCCTCACCTCTCTTACTGCCCCTTTGATCGGCGCGTTCTTTACGCCGAAAGAGTCACGCACCCCGGAGCAGAACCAGTTGCTCGCCCTCTCCGACAGCCTGGTTGCCGAAATCAAAGAAGCTGACGAGTACGCCATTGGCGCTCCGATGCACAACTTTGGTGTTCCCAGCGTTCTCAAGCAGTGGATTGATCTGGTCGTTCGCGCCGGTGAGACCTTTGCTTACATCGACGGCGCTCCCCAGGGCCTGCTCAAGGGCAAGAAGGCTCACTTCCTCCTCGCGACCGGCGGCGTCTACGGCGCGGGTTCGGCGATGGAGTCCTTCAACTTCGTAGAACCTTATCTGCGCACGATCTTCGGTTTCGTCGGTGTTACCGACACGAACTTCCAGACCGCCGGTGGCGCTGCTTCCCTGAACTACGGAGCCGACCGCGAGGCGTTCCTGCTGCCCCACGTTGAGGCGATCCGCGCCAAGTTCGCGGTCAACTAA
- a CDS encoding TetR/AcrR family transcriptional regulator, with translation MAESACEAIDPRVKRTRDLLQQALGKLLESTEFEKISVQDITDEATVNRATFYAHYPDKFALFECMVASKFNQLLEDRGVTFNGTCASALHHIALGVCDYLAQMPGVECERQRQMEPHLESAVITVVRHMILDGVRQHPPPSGDSPEVIASIISWAIFGAAKEWVRTPDRVASEEIAATVVRLIGPILGT, from the coding sequence ATGGCAGAATCTGCTTGCGAAGCTATTGATCCTCGCGTCAAACGGACCCGCGATCTGCTGCAGCAGGCGTTAGGAAAGCTATTGGAGTCTACGGAGTTCGAAAAGATCTCCGTGCAGGACATCACCGACGAGGCCACGGTAAACCGGGCGACCTTCTATGCGCACTACCCCGATAAGTTTGCACTCTTCGAGTGCATGGTTGCCAGCAAATTCAACCAACTTTTAGAAGACCGCGGCGTTACGTTCAACGGAACCTGCGCGTCCGCCCTGCACCACATTGCCCTGGGCGTCTGCGACTACCTGGCCCAGATGCCGGGTGTGGAGTGCGAACGCCAGCGGCAGATGGAGCCGCATCTGGAGTCCGCCGTGATTACCGTTGTGCGGCATATGATTCTCGATGGCGTGAGACAGCACCCGCCACCCTCGGGCGACTCGCCGGAAGTGATCGCCTCCATCATCAGCTGGGCGATCTTTGGCGCCGCGAAGGAGTGGGTGCGGACGCCGGACCGCGTTGCTTCCGAGGAGATCGCCGCCACGGTGGTGAGGCTGATTGGGCCGATTCTCGGAACGTAG
- a CDS encoding FitA-like ribbon-helix-helix domain-containing protein gives MPAVTIRNLSEETHRALKRRAALHGSSTEAEIRAILEEAVRPKTRTMIGTELAAFGQNFEGLQLDLTRDQTPTEPAVFE, from the coding sequence ATGCCCGCTGTCACCATCCGCAATCTATCTGAAGAGACGCACCGCGCGCTGAAGCGGCGCGCAGCTCTGCATGGGAGCAGTACAGAGGCCGAGATCAGGGCCATTCTGGAAGAAGCTGTGCGGCCCAAAACCCGGACCATGATTGGAACGGAACTCGCTGCGTTTGGCCAGAACTTTGAAGGACTTCAACTGGATCTCACCCGTGATCAGACTCCAACGGAACCGGCAGTGTTTGAATGA
- a CDS encoding type II toxin-antitoxin system VapC family toxin produces the protein MIILDTNVVSEPMRPNGDPRVGAWLDRQMAETLYLTATSLSELLVGVELLPEGKRKQGLASALSDLMNRLFGSRILPFDQQAAITYASLIGQARIGGHHLSVADGQIAAIAKVHGFIVATRDTTPFVAAGISILNPWEE, from the coding sequence ATGATCATCCTGGATACGAATGTTGTATCGGAACCGATGAGGCCCAACGGAGATCCCCGCGTTGGTGCGTGGCTTGACCGCCAGATGGCCGAAACACTTTATCTGACAGCCACGAGCCTCTCCGAACTGCTGGTCGGAGTTGAACTCCTTCCAGAAGGAAAGCGGAAGCAAGGGCTTGCCTCTGCGTTAAGCGATTTGATGAACAGGCTCTTCGGATCACGCATCCTACCCTTCGACCAACAGGCAGCGATCACCTATGCATCGCTGATCGGCCAAGCGAGAATTGGCGGGCATCATCTCTCTGTCGCTGACGGTCAAATAGCCGCCATCGCAAAGGTGCACGGCTTCATCGTGGCGACGCGAGACACAACCCCTTTTGTCGCTGCTGGGATTTCGATTCTCAATCCGTGGGAAGAATAG
- the tgt gene encoding tRNA guanosine(34) transglycosylase Tgt: MSLKFEVANTTEQGGRRGALSLPHGVVQTPVFMPVGTAATVKAVPQDALETLGGRGAEIILANTYHLYLRPGHELIRSLGGVHKFMSWRRPMLTDSGGFQVFSLAKLRKITEDGVEFRSHLDGSKHFFSPEHSMTVQIALGADIMMVFDECVETPASWERTRDSMALTHAWAARSKAYWEAHRHEVPWHEERGGQHQALFGIVQGGMYADLRRESADRLVEMDLPGYAIGGLAVGEPREVTREMIALTLEHLPKDKPRYVMGVGYPDEIEEYARMGVDMMDCVLPTRAGRHGLLFIREDPNDRRSAVVRLNIKKQDNAQDQRPIDEGCKCSVCQRYTRAYLRHLFASGEPLGATLNSIHNLSFYLETMERVRVDLAGA, encoded by the coding sequence ATGTCACTTAAATTCGAAGTTGCAAATACGACGGAGCAGGGGGGCCGGCGCGGCGCCCTCTCGTTGCCGCACGGAGTGGTTCAGACGCCGGTGTTTATGCCCGTCGGCACGGCGGCGACCGTAAAGGCCGTTCCGCAGGATGCACTGGAGACCCTCGGCGGGCGTGGCGCTGAGATCATCCTGGCCAATACCTATCACCTCTACCTGCGTCCCGGCCATGAGCTGATTCGCTCTCTGGGTGGCGTACACAAGTTCATGAGCTGGCGCCGGCCCATGCTGACCGACTCCGGAGGCTTCCAGGTGTTTTCGCTGGCCAAGCTGCGCAAGATCACCGAGGACGGCGTCGAGTTCCGCTCGCACCTCGACGGCTCCAAACACTTCTTCTCGCCCGAGCACTCCATGACCGTGCAGATCGCCCTGGGCGCGGACATCATGATGGTCTTCGACGAGTGCGTGGAGACGCCCGCCAGCTGGGAGCGCACCCGCGACTCCATGGCTCTGACCCACGCCTGGGCCGCACGGTCCAAGGCCTACTGGGAGGCGCACCGGCACGAGGTTCCCTGGCACGAGGAGCGCGGCGGCCAGCACCAGGCGCTCTTCGGCATCGTGCAGGGAGGCATGTACGCCGACCTCCGCCGCGAAAGCGCGGACAGGCTCGTGGAGATGGATCTTCCCGGCTACGCGATCGGCGGCTTGGCCGTCGGTGAGCCGCGCGAGGTGACTCGCGAGATGATCGCGCTGACGTTGGAACATCTGCCCAAAGACAAGCCGCGCTACGTGATGGGCGTCGGCTACCCCGACGAGATCGAGGAGTACGCCCGCATGGGCGTCGACATGATGGACTGCGTGCTGCCCACACGCGCCGGGCGGCATGGGCTGCTGTTCATCCGCGAAGACCCGAATGACCGCAGAAGCGCCGTGGTCCGCCTGAACATCAAGAAGCAGGACAACGCCCAGGACCAGCGTCCTATCGATGAAGGCTGCAAATGCAGCGTGTGCCAGCGCTACACCCGCGCCTACCTGCGGCATCTGTTTGCGAGTGGAGAGCCACTGGGAGCCACGCTGAACTCCATTCACAACCTGTCGTTCTACCTGGAGACAATGGAGCGTGTGAGAGTTGATCTGGCAGGCGCGTAG
- a CDS encoding DUF4252 domain-containing protein: MTKRLGLNLTLAAAMLAVLPMRAQVTIRVSSSGAEAPQVKDDLFAGTEKFAQGAKDVTEVNMDKSMLGMVPKGGGGMASRMDYIVIHSYTYDKPGMYRMEDIDVFRKKLTDGSWNCFIHTRDKDGSTDICSRAGEHGESNEMVIMTAEAKELTFIHLSGHMSMGDLVKMGGGMSGVPVPPIPPIPPVPHQ, from the coding sequence ATGACAAAGAGACTGGGTTTGAATCTGACGCTGGCGGCCGCGATGCTTGCGGTACTGCCAATGCGGGCACAAGTGACGATACGGGTTTCTTCGAGCGGAGCCGAGGCGCCGCAGGTAAAGGACGACCTGTTCGCCGGCACGGAGAAGTTCGCGCAGGGTGCGAAAGACGTAACCGAAGTGAACATGGATAAGAGCATGCTCGGGATGGTCCCCAAGGGCGGGGGAGGGATGGCGAGCAGGATGGACTACATCGTGATCCACTCGTACACCTATGACAAACCCGGAATGTATCGCATGGAAGACATCGATGTCTTCCGCAAGAAGCTGACCGACGGCAGTTGGAACTGTTTTATCCATACACGCGACAAGGATGGCTCGACGGACATCTGTTCGCGGGCCGGAGAGCACGGCGAGTCCAACGAGATGGTCATTATGACCGCCGAGGCGAAGGAGTTGACCTTCATCCACCTGAGCGGACACATGTCGATGGGCGACCTCGTCAAGATGGGCGGCGGCATGAGCGGCGTCCCGGTTCCACCCATTCCGCCGATACCGCCTGTACCCCATCAATAG
- a CDS encoding RNA polymerase sigma factor — translation MSMEATQFRTLVETHQKMVFSIALRVTGEYGAAEEVAQDVFLELYRGSERLTSADHVRFWLRRVTVHRATDALRRKSRQPEAAAEEWMEDQHVENENTRLDAGIEARLEELLRALPESMRVAVVLRYQEEMLPDEIAKLLGQPVATVKSHLQRGLQLLRVKAAVTMKGYVRGQA, via the coding sequence ATGAGCATGGAAGCAACCCAGTTTCGGACACTGGTCGAGACCCATCAGAAGATGGTGTTTTCTATCGCCCTGCGCGTCACCGGGGAGTACGGAGCGGCCGAGGAGGTCGCCCAGGACGTCTTTCTAGAGCTCTATCGCGGCTCCGAGCGGCTGACGAGCGCGGACCATGTGCGCTTCTGGCTGCGACGGGTCACCGTGCATCGCGCCACCGACGCTCTGCGGAGGAAGTCGCGCCAGCCCGAAGCTGCCGCGGAAGAGTGGATGGAAGACCAGCACGTGGAGAATGAGAACACACGGCTGGATGCCGGCATCGAAGCGCGGCTGGAAGAGCTGCTGCGGGCCCTGCCAGAGTCGATGCGTGTGGCTGTGGTGTTGCGGTACCAGGAAGAGATGTTGCCGGATGAGATTGCAAAGCTGCTGGGCCAGCCGGTAGCGACGGTAAAGAGTCATCTGCAGCGTGGACTGCAACTGCTGCGCGTCAAGGCAGCAGTGACAATGAAGGGATATGTTCGTGGACAGGCCTGA